A single region of the Glycine max cultivar Williams 82 chromosome 20, Glycine_max_v4.0, whole genome shotgun sequence genome encodes:
- the LOC100809317 gene encoding transcription factor bHLH113 isoform X4, whose amino-acid sequence MEAKKEYEVDHLTTLTGTSFSQLLFGDDDDDYDESALGLAVDQSYTRSPLFSIHKAPQMLCFANHQNQGDVLLPETNVTPQKSVITSSDSSSASASSCNHTNTAFNSLPKSNKKRNGMGQESVTKVGVGSQRQTKKNKAENPTSTGHAKRKEKLGERIAALQQLVSPFSKTDTASVLHEAMGYIRFLHDQVQVLCSPYLQSLPSSYHQNQHGDGVINEEEVNKDLRSRGLCLIPVGCTVHVAGSNGADFWSSAAIGNNVNFTISQAVKRNQDQ is encoded by the exons ATGGAGGCCAAGAAGGAATATGAAGTGGACCATCTGACCACACTCACAGGGACCAGTTTCTCTCAGTTACTATTCGGAGATGACGACGACGATTATGATGAAAGTGCATTGGGACTCGCTGTGGACCAGTCTTACACCCGTTCACCTCTTTTCTCCATTCACAAGGCACCCCAAATGCTTTGTTTTGCCAACCATCAAAACCAAGGTGACGTTTTGCTTCCTGAAACCAACGTAACCCCTCAGAAATCTGTCATCACTTCTAGTGACTCCTCTTCTGCTAGCGCTTCCTCCTGCAACCACACCAACACCGCCTTCAATTCCTTACCTAAGTCTAAT AAAAAGCGAAATGGGATGGGGCAAGAATCAGTGACCAAGGTTGGTGTTGGAAGCCAGAGACAAACTAAGAAGAACAAAGCAGAGAACCCCACCTCAACCGGACATGCAAAG AGGAAGGAGAAGCTCGGGGAACGAATTGCAGCGTTACAACAGCTTGTTTCTCCCTTTAGCAAG ACGGATACAGCATCTGTGCTTCACGAGGCAATGGGTTATATAAGATTTCTTCATGACCAAGTTCAGGTCCTATGCTCTCCTTACTTGCAAAGTTTGCCTTCCTCGTACCATCAAAATCAGCAT GGGGACGGAGTTATCAATGAAGAGGAAGTGAACAAGGATTTGAGGAGTAGGGGTCTTTGCTTGATCCCTGTGGGATGCACCGTACACGTGGCAGGTAGCAATGGTGCTGATTTCTGGTCATCTGCCGCAATAGGGAACAATGTTAATTTCACCATCAGCCAAGCAGTGAAACGAAACCAAGATCAATGA
- the LOC100809317 gene encoding transcription factor bHLH113 isoform X3 → MEAKKEYEVDHLTTLTGTSFSQLLFGDDDDDYDESALGLAVDQSYTRSPLFSIHKAPQMLCFANHQNQGDVLLPETNVTPQKSVITSSDSSSASASSCNHTNTAFNSLPKSNKKRNGMGQESVTKVGVGSQRQTKKNKAENPTSTGHAKQRKEKLGERIAALQQLVSPFSKTDTASVLHEAMGYIRFLHDQVQVLCSPYLQSLPSSYHQNQHGDGVINEEEVNKDLRSRGLCLIPVGCTVHVAGSNGADFWSSAAIGNNVNFTISQAVKRNQDQ, encoded by the exons ATGGAGGCCAAGAAGGAATATGAAGTGGACCATCTGACCACACTCACAGGGACCAGTTTCTCTCAGTTACTATTCGGAGATGACGACGACGATTATGATGAAAGTGCATTGGGACTCGCTGTGGACCAGTCTTACACCCGTTCACCTCTTTTCTCCATTCACAAGGCACCCCAAATGCTTTGTTTTGCCAACCATCAAAACCAAGGTGACGTTTTGCTTCCTGAAACCAACGTAACCCCTCAGAAATCTGTCATCACTTCTAGTGACTCCTCTTCTGCTAGCGCTTCCTCCTGCAACCACACCAACACCGCCTTCAATTCCTTACCTAAGTCTAAT AAAAAGCGAAATGGGATGGGGCAAGAATCAGTGACCAAGGTTGGTGTTGGAAGCCAGAGACAAACTAAGAAGAACAAAGCAGAGAACCCCACCTCAACCGGACATGCAAAG CAGAGGAAGGAGAAGCTCGGGGAACGAATTGCAGCGTTACAACAGCTTGTTTCTCCCTTTAGCAAG ACGGATACAGCATCTGTGCTTCACGAGGCAATGGGTTATATAAGATTTCTTCATGACCAAGTTCAGGTCCTATGCTCTCCTTACTTGCAAAGTTTGCCTTCCTCGTACCATCAAAATCAGCAT GGGGACGGAGTTATCAATGAAGAGGAAGTGAACAAGGATTTGAGGAGTAGGGGTCTTTGCTTGATCCCTGTGGGATGCACCGTACACGTGGCAGGTAGCAATGGTGCTGATTTCTGGTCATCTGCCGCAATAGGGAACAATGTTAATTTCACCATCAGCCAAGCAGTGAAACGAAACCAAGATCAATGA
- the LOC100809317 gene encoding transcription factor bHLH113 isoform X2 produces MEAKKEYEVDHLTTLTGTSFSQLLFGDDDDDYDESALGLAVDQSYTRSPLFSIHKAPQMLCFANHQNQGDVLLPETNVTPQKSVITSSDSSSASASSCNHTNTAFNSLPKSNSLQKKRNGMGQESVTKVGVGSQRQTKKNKAENPTSTGHAKRKEKLGERIAALQQLVSPFSKTDTASVLHEAMGYIRFLHDQVQVLCSPYLQSLPSSYHQNQHGDGVINEEEVNKDLRSRGLCLIPVGCTVHVAGSNGADFWSSAAIGNNVNFTISQAVKRNQDQ; encoded by the exons ATGGAGGCCAAGAAGGAATATGAAGTGGACCATCTGACCACACTCACAGGGACCAGTTTCTCTCAGTTACTATTCGGAGATGACGACGACGATTATGATGAAAGTGCATTGGGACTCGCTGTGGACCAGTCTTACACCCGTTCACCTCTTTTCTCCATTCACAAGGCACCCCAAATGCTTTGTTTTGCCAACCATCAAAACCAAGGTGACGTTTTGCTTCCTGAAACCAACGTAACCCCTCAGAAATCTGTCATCACTTCTAGTGACTCCTCTTCTGCTAGCGCTTCCTCCTGCAACCACACCAACACCGCCTTCAATTCCTTACCTAAGTCTAAT AGTTTGCAGAAAAAGCGAAATGGGATGGGGCAAGAATCAGTGACCAAGGTTGGTGTTGGAAGCCAGAGACAAACTAAGAAGAACAAAGCAGAGAACCCCACCTCAACCGGACATGCAAAG AGGAAGGAGAAGCTCGGGGAACGAATTGCAGCGTTACAACAGCTTGTTTCTCCCTTTAGCAAG ACGGATACAGCATCTGTGCTTCACGAGGCAATGGGTTATATAAGATTTCTTCATGACCAAGTTCAGGTCCTATGCTCTCCTTACTTGCAAAGTTTGCCTTCCTCGTACCATCAAAATCAGCAT GGGGACGGAGTTATCAATGAAGAGGAAGTGAACAAGGATTTGAGGAGTAGGGGTCTTTGCTTGATCCCTGTGGGATGCACCGTACACGTGGCAGGTAGCAATGGTGCTGATTTCTGGTCATCTGCCGCAATAGGGAACAATGTTAATTTCACCATCAGCCAAGCAGTGAAACGAAACCAAGATCAATGA
- the LOC100809317 gene encoding transcription factor bHLH113 isoform X1 produces MEAKKEYEVDHLTTLTGTSFSQLLFGDDDDDYDESALGLAVDQSYTRSPLFSIHKAPQMLCFANHQNQGDVLLPETNVTPQKSVITSSDSSSASASSCNHTNTAFNSLPKSNSLQKKRNGMGQESVTKVGVGSQRQTKKNKAENPTSTGHAKQRKEKLGERIAALQQLVSPFSKTDTASVLHEAMGYIRFLHDQVQVLCSPYLQSLPSSYHQNQHGDGVINEEEVNKDLRSRGLCLIPVGCTVHVAGSNGADFWSSAAIGNNVNFTISQAVKRNQDQ; encoded by the exons ATGGAGGCCAAGAAGGAATATGAAGTGGACCATCTGACCACACTCACAGGGACCAGTTTCTCTCAGTTACTATTCGGAGATGACGACGACGATTATGATGAAAGTGCATTGGGACTCGCTGTGGACCAGTCTTACACCCGTTCACCTCTTTTCTCCATTCACAAGGCACCCCAAATGCTTTGTTTTGCCAACCATCAAAACCAAGGTGACGTTTTGCTTCCTGAAACCAACGTAACCCCTCAGAAATCTGTCATCACTTCTAGTGACTCCTCTTCTGCTAGCGCTTCCTCCTGCAACCACACCAACACCGCCTTCAATTCCTTACCTAAGTCTAAT AGTTTGCAGAAAAAGCGAAATGGGATGGGGCAAGAATCAGTGACCAAGGTTGGTGTTGGAAGCCAGAGACAAACTAAGAAGAACAAAGCAGAGAACCCCACCTCAACCGGACATGCAAAG CAGAGGAAGGAGAAGCTCGGGGAACGAATTGCAGCGTTACAACAGCTTGTTTCTCCCTTTAGCAAG ACGGATACAGCATCTGTGCTTCACGAGGCAATGGGTTATATAAGATTTCTTCATGACCAAGTTCAGGTCCTATGCTCTCCTTACTTGCAAAGTTTGCCTTCCTCGTACCATCAAAATCAGCAT GGGGACGGAGTTATCAATGAAGAGGAAGTGAACAAGGATTTGAGGAGTAGGGGTCTTTGCTTGATCCCTGTGGGATGCACCGTACACGTGGCAGGTAGCAATGGTGCTGATTTCTGGTCATCTGCCGCAATAGGGAACAATGTTAATTTCACCATCAGCCAAGCAGTGAAACGAAACCAAGATCAATGA